AGCTTAAAATCCATGATTTTATTAACCATACCTGATTATAATTattcccaaataaaaaaatgcaactGTTACAGCTTTCACTCCACTATCCGCAAACCAATGTACAGTATGAACACCTAATTCTAATGCAACACTTTCATTCTTAAACCTTCAAATGGTACTCTCTGCCTATAAAATGTCTTGAGGACCACTTACCCAATTGCATTAAGAATCTTGAAGACAGAGGTGAGACATGCAAACATCAATCACAGTTAGCTATTAAAAGTTACCTGATTTTCAGCCCTCATAGATTCTGTCAAGGGGCCATCTGAAAAAGGTAGCTCAccattctttaatttattcttttcatattCAAGGAGTGCCTGAAAAAAAACGATACTTGTGAACTCCAAGAACCAGGTAAAGGACAAACTGGAAATGCGAGATacaacattttcaaaaaaagaaaaagtgtgCAATTAAAGCATAACCTTCTCATAAAAGATTCGAAATGTCCAAGAGACAGTAGTGCAGGTTCTGTGAAATTCAAAGCATgatgaaaaactcaaaattagtATCCAATAAGAAATGTAAGTTCTCCAGATGTGCAATAGAAAAGTGTTCATGATTGTCAAACAAGAGCACAGGAGTCAAGTTTCATGTTAATTAACCTAACTTGTGGTGTCCAATCATAGGGACAACTCTGTTTCtttccctatatatatatatttacaaactCAAGAAAATCACTACCAATAGAAGCGCTACATAAAACAAAAAGCTTTGGGATCTCTTGCAAGTATTAAATAAGTAAACATGCAAAGTAATTTATACTTCACACAAATTTGCTAGAGTAATATGAATCATTTCCTACAACCTTACCATAGAACTAACAATTGACACAGATATTAGATATCAACTAAAGAAAAAAGCATCTgtagaaaagaataaattacTTTGGTGGTTTGAAAGATTCTCCCACTTGCCGCCATAATTTGCATGATGTCACCTACACATGATCATGACCGAAAGGTAAATCTATGATACATTCTCTAGCAGCAATATTCAGATACATAATTTTCTAAAcctttttttgttcctttcttAATGCCACATGGAACACAATCATGAGATTGAGCAAAATGGACCCATAATAAGAATTCAAAACTATTTAAGATCAAGCAGTGTCTGAAATATTGTCAAGCACACATTGGAGTTCACAGTGTCTGAAATCATGTCACCAAGTACTTGGAAACAACGCAAAAGAAAAGTAAGGAGAAGAATGCTAAAACCCGGCACATCATGCAAGAAGTTCACAGGTTAGGCTGGATCAATGTAAGACAACATGAGAACTGATTTATGACGACCATTTGAAATCACTTGTAACACATGATTAATTACGTCAACAAGGCATCCAGAAGTAAAGGAAATTGCAAATAGAACCGATAGTTAGGTAAATGAAAGGCGGCCTGCGTTGCAGGGGacgagaaattaagaaaaacctGTTCATAGCCTCCCAACTTGATCACCAATCTCCATAACCTACATGGAATGagtataaaagacaaaaaaaaaagaaaacaattatgacGTGCTATAAGGAAAAGCAAgcgaaagaaagaagaagagaaagaaagggactTACTTGAGCAAATTGAGCTCTTCTTTATAAAATTTGGGGGGTTTGAATTCCAAGTGGTTCTGTTTATGAAAAGATTCAACATCCTTCATAAAAGCAGCTTGCTCTTCCTCAGTTCCGGACTCGTAACCATCAGCAGAAGAATCCAAAAGGAAAGACTtggttggtggtggtggagtgTTGAGAGCAGAAATTTCTGTAGGAGCTTCCTTCTTGTCAATTTCTGTAGGAACTACAGCACCTttctcatcatcatcttcttcatcttcagcTTTGGGGTCCGAGTGACTCGAGGGAGGAGGAGGTGCGTGAGTGCCCTCGTCATCATTTTTGAGAGGCGGAGAAGAAAGCTGTTTGGCACCAGCAACATTGGTAGCGGTGGTGGCTACATCAGTGTTGGGCTCATCATGAGGatccttgttgttgttgttgttgttatcaacTGTTTCGTCCCCCTTTCCCTCAGACTTGATGAAATCTTGAGCGGCGGCGGCATTACAAGTATCATGATCATGGGGATGAGGAGTGGCAGGATTCGTATCGGTTAGGTCAACTGAAGATTGGATATTATCCTTGTCCTCTAGAGCTGAATCATTAAGGGCGAGTGAAGGAGGAGTGAGAATCGGAGCAGCAGTAGCATCAACATCGTTACCTTTGGGGTCTTCGCTGGAGGCTTTGGTTTCGGCTCCCCCTTCCTGTTCCGCTTCCGGTTCACCTTCCGGTTTGAGATTGTCGGGAGCGGGCTCCTTCTCATTGGCggcttcttcctcttcttctttggtATCCACCATTTTTTCTTCAGTGTTATTATTACCATCACTtgccatttattattattgtttggaTGGTGAATGTGAAAACCCCCTAGACCAAAAGTTGCAGACTTTTCGTTatgattaacaaaataaataaaagagagaaacagaggaagagggAGAGATGCTTGAGAGAGAAAGGGCTGTGAAACCCTAGCTTGATATGGGTTATTTAAAATGACCAAGGCAGAAACAGAGGTCCACACAACACGtagtgtatttatatttatttattattatttaatgctacattgaattattattattattattaaactcgcAAACACTCCAACCCTAACCAGGAAGaacacccttttttttctctttccttttaagATTTATTCTTGAGCAGGAAGGAgcattaaaacttaaaagaggTTAGGACAGACAGTAACAAAAGGGGGggaataaataaagagagaggaagaaaataAGGAAACAACACGACGACTATCCATATGGGACGGGAGGTGGCATTATTCATCAATTCACTCACCTCCACTCGGTCAGTCCtagacttcttcttcttcttctagctCTCCTTCGTTCTTCTTTTGCTTCCACTTTCCagatttagagagagagagagagctctaGCTGTGGTGGGTAGAAGAGAAGAGTGATTGCTCAACTGACTCGTAGCACTTAGTGAGTTTG
The DNA window shown above is from Populus trichocarpa isolate Nisqually-1 chromosome 4, P.trichocarpa_v4.1, whole genome shotgun sequence and carries:
- the LOC18098177 gene encoding AT-rich interactive domain-containing protein 6 yields the protein MASDGNNNTEEKMVDTKEEEEEAANEKEPAPDNLKPEGEPEAEQEGGAETKASSEDPKGNDVDATAAPILTPPSLALNDSALEDKDNIQSSVDLTDTNPATPHPHDHDTCNAAAAQDFIKSEGKGDETVDNNNNNNKDPHDEPNTDVATTATNVAGAKQLSSPPLKNDDEGTHAPPPPSSHSDPKAEDEEDDDEKGAVVPTEIDKKEAPTEISALNTPPPPTKSFLLDSSADGYESGTEEEQAAFMKDVESFHKQNHLEFKPPKFYKEELNLLKLWRLVIKLGGYEQVTSCKLWRQVGESFKPPKTCTTVSWTFRIFYEKALLEYEKNKLKNGELPFSDGPLTESMRAENQAGGSQALASGRARRDAAARAMQGWHSQRLLGNGEVCHPIIKDKNLSSTPKGDKQLKTNGLLKRKRLSPVEGAVHFGHKKAIKSQGDAMVIDVGPPADWVKINVQKTNDCFEIYALVPGLLREEVHVQSDPAGRLIISGQPEHLDNPWGVTPFKKVVSLPTRIDPHQTSAVVTLHGQLFVRVPFEMSDL